The Pseudomonas alkylphenolica genomic sequence TGCCGGTCAACTGACCCACGCTATGGGTCGTGCGTCGAGCAACCGTACTGGTCTGTCCGTCTCCGGCGCAACTCAGGACAGCAACAAGTTCCAGTTTGCCGGTGGCGACTGGAAGGTCACCAAAGACCTGACCTTGCAGTACTACTACTCGAACCTGGAAGACTTCTACAAACAGCACTTCCTGGGCCTGGTTCACGTCTACCCGATCGCCGAAGACCAGTCGTTCAAGACTGACCTGCGCTACTTCGACAGCAGCAGCGATGGCAAGAACGGTCAGACCGGTTATGCCTTCGACAACAACAAGGGTTTTGCCAAGAACAAGGGCGAGGTCGACAACAAGACCTGGAGCGCCATGTTCACCTATACCCTTGGCGGCCATGCCTTCCTGCTGGGTCACCAGCAGATCGGTGATGACGGTGGTTTTGTCTGGGCGAACCAAGGCGGTGTGACTAAAGACGGCACTAGCAACACAAGCACCGAAGGTAACGCTGGCGCCAGCTTCTACCTGTTCACCGACAGCATGATCAACCAGTTCGCCAAAGCCGGTGAGAACACCACTTTCGGTCAATACTCCTATGACTTCGCACGCCTGGGCGTACCGGGTCTGAAGACCTCGGTTTCCTACCTGCGCGGCGATGACATCAAGAGCGCCAAGAACGGCAGCAGCTATCACGAATGGGAACGCGATGCGCGCATCGACTACGTCATTCAGGAAGGCACCCTCAAAGGCCTGGGCGCCAGCCTGCGTCACGGCGTGTACCGCGGTGCTGGCAACGAAGCCAGTGCTGACCAGGATCAGACCCGTCTGATCTTCAACTACACTTACAGCTTCATGTAAGTCCGGTTGAAACAAGAAGCCTCGCTCGATGCGAGGCTTTTTTATGCCTGCTGGTTTATAGGTTTAAAAGTTATAAATAAATCGATATTTATTCTTTTTGTTTTTATCCCAGTACAGGCACAGTAACCCCATAACGAACCCAGCCAAGGAGCCGCACCATGAGCCTCAGACTCGGCGACATCGCCCCCGACTTCGAACAGGAATCCAGCGAAGGCAAGATTCGCTTTCATGAATGGCTGGGCAACAGCTGGGGCGTGCTGTTCTCGCACCCGGCCGACTTCACCCCGGTGTGCACCACCGAACTGGGCTTTACCGCCAAGCTCAAGGAACAGTTCGCCGAACGCGGGGTCAAGGCCATTGCCCTGTCGGTGGACCCGGTGGACTCCCATCACCGCTGGATCGAAGACATCAACGAAACCCAGAACACCATCGTCAACTTCCCGATCCTGGCCGATGCCGATCGCAAGGTTTCCGACCTCTACGACCTGATTCATCCCAATGCCAGTGACACCCTGACGGTTCGCTCCCTGTTCGTTATCGACCCGAACAAGAAGATCCGCCTGACCATTACCTACCCGGCCAGTACCGGGCGTAATTTCCACGAGATTCTGCGGGTGATTGACTCGTTGCAGCTGACCGACAACCACAAGGTTGCCACGCCGGCCAACTGGCAGGACGGTGACGAGGTGGTGATCGTGCCGTCGCTCAAGGATGAAGACGAAATCAAGCAACGCTTTCCGAAGGGTTACCGGGCGGTCAAGCCGTACCTGCGCCTGACCCCGCAACCCAATCGCTGATCTTTAGCCATAGCAGGGATTTTGGGCCGTTTCGACGGCCCTTTTTTATTGGCTGTCTGTGAAATTTGCATAGGTAATAAAGGAATAAACAAATGAAAAAATATGATTTATTGATATATGTGACGAGCTGTTAAGGTCAGTGCATTCCAGCGAGAACTCAAACTCGCGGCCTTTTAGAACACGATCAAGGATGCGCTCCAATGCTGGTTGTTTCTCTCGGTGGTAGTCCCAGTCTGCGTTCACGCTCCGGTGTGCTGCTTGAGCGCAGCCGCCAGTGGTTGCAAGGCCAGGGCGTCGAAGTGGTGACTTTCCAGGTGCGCGACTTTCCGGCCGAAGACCTGCTGCATGCGCGTTTCGACAGCCCCCGTGTGCAGCATTTTCTGCAACTGGTAGAGCAGGCCGACGGCCTGGTAGTGGCGACGCCGGTCTACAAGGCGTCGTTTGCCGGGGCCTTGAAAACCCTGCTCGACCTGCTGCCTGAGCGCGCGCTGAGCCACAAGGTGGTATTGCCCATCGCCACCGGCGGCAGCATCGCCCACATGCTGGCGGTGGATTACGCACTCAAACCGGTGTTGTCCGCACTGAAGGCCCAGGAAATTTTGCAAGGGATCTTCGCGGATGACAGCCAGATCACTTATGGCGAAGGCAATGCCGCCGCGCAACTGGCGCCGGTTCTGGAACAACGTCTGAACGAGTCGCTTGAACTGTTTCACAGTGCCCTGGCACGCCGACCGAAACCGGTCGCCCCCGGTGTACTGAATGAGCGTCTGCTCAGTGCTCGCTGGAGCATCTGAGCCGCACCACCCGATTTTCTGCAATTCCCACCTTACTCGCCCGCCAACGGGCAAGCAGGTGCAGCCTGAACCCAACAGCAAA encodes the following:
- the ssuE gene encoding NADPH-dependent FMN reductase, translated to MLVVSLGGSPSLRSRSGVLLERSRQWLQGQGVEVVTFQVRDFPAEDLLHARFDSPRVQHFLQLVEQADGLVVATPVYKASFAGALKTLLDLLPERALSHKVVLPIATGGSIAHMLAVDYALKPVLSALKAQEILQGIFADDSQITYGEGNAAAQLAPVLEQRLNESLELFHSALARRPKPVAPGVLNERLLSARWSI
- a CDS encoding OprD family porin, yielding MYKSTLALAVAVGVLAQQANAAGFVEDSKLSLSSRTMYFNNDNRDGANDNRESGQGFKLDYISGFTEGTVGFGVDAQALWGIHLDGGKGHHPDNSSFFPSDTDKSAESQWGRFGANAKARFSKTEAHFGSALAPNLPILVSNDGRLLPQTFEGGTIQSKEIDNLTLNAGQLTHAMGRASSNRTGLSVSGATQDSNKFQFAGGDWKVTKDLTLQYYYSNLEDFYKQHFLGLVHVYPIAEDQSFKTDLRYFDSSSDGKNGQTGYAFDNNKGFAKNKGEVDNKTWSAMFTYTLGGHAFLLGHQQIGDDGGFVWANQGGVTKDGTSNTSTEGNAGASFYLFTDSMINQFAKAGENTTFGQYSYDFARLGVPGLKTSVSYLRGDDIKSAKNGSSYHEWERDARIDYVIQEGTLKGLGASLRHGVYRGAGNEASADQDQTRLIFNYTYSFM
- a CDS encoding peroxiredoxin; its protein translation is MSLRLGDIAPDFEQESSEGKIRFHEWLGNSWGVLFSHPADFTPVCTTELGFTAKLKEQFAERGVKAIALSVDPVDSHHRWIEDINETQNTIVNFPILADADRKVSDLYDLIHPNASDTLTVRSLFVIDPNKKIRLTITYPASTGRNFHEILRVIDSLQLTDNHKVATPANWQDGDEVVIVPSLKDEDEIKQRFPKGYRAVKPYLRLTPQPNR